Genomic DNA from Ranitomeya variabilis isolate aRanVar5 unplaced genomic scaffold, aRanVar5.hap1 Scaffold_497, whole genome shotgun sequence:
TCGTCATGTACTCCACAAGTTCATTTAAGGTGACAGCCTACAACTTGGCCATCATGTCCTTTGAACGTTACTTTGCCATTTGCTATCCGTTAAGACATGCACAATTCTGCACCATGCAGAGGTCTCTTTTGGTCATTGGAGTCATGTGGCTTCTGAGTAGCACTCCTCTGGTGCCTGACTTTATCGCCATGTGTTATTCAATGCCAAAGAATTTCTTCTCCACCAGCTTGATATGTCAGTGGTCAACATTTGCAATGAACAGTTTTCAATTAACCCTAAGGTCATTGATGGAGATCACCACCTTCATCTTGGTGGGATTGGTCATCCTTTACACCTATGTGAAAGTTATGGTGGTGGCTCGGAAGATTGGATCTGGGAGGTCTTCTGCTTTTAAGGCAGAGAAAACTGTTCTTCTTCACGCCTTCCAGCTCGGACTCTGTATGATGTATTTTTCATATTCTTTCACTGATGCTTACTTGAGGAAATATTTCTATTTTATACCAATAACCAACTTTTTCTTATTCATGTGCATCCCCAGATATATCAGTCCTTTGATTTATGGTGTAAGGGATGAAGTGTTCCGAAAATATATAAGGAAGATGAACTTCTTTGTATAGTTGGATGGATGTCACTAAATAAGGAAAGGCCAAACTTTACAACTTTTTGCAAAATGGGTGCAGCCCAAAAGGATGGTTGGACAATATTTATTAGGTAGACTAGGAATGAAAGGACCCATATCTACATGCCAACTATCAGGTATAATACAACACATATTATAATAAATTTGTCCCAATCACCcaatttacttttttacttaaaaaATACGTTTTAGTAGAGGTGGGCCAAAGCTTGGGTAGGTTGGCAGTATGTATAGTATTCATCTTTTGGTTCTACTTTAGTTCAGGCATTGGTGGACGGATCCTACTCCTGTACACAAGCAGTATCTGGTGTAGAATGCCTTTTCACTCCATGAGAAGTTGAAAAATACATTTTGCT
This window encodes:
- the LOC143790640 gene encoding odorant receptor 131-2-like gives rise to the protein MVNFTEVSNKMNNQTAEIVRSTLLALVLLSFCVFIYFVTIILYVFFTTPHVRENARYILFVHMLINDTLLLSVLIFVSLVAIFDVYIPVPICYALVMYSTSSFKVTAYNLAIMSFERYFAICYPLRHAQFCTMQRSLLVIGVMWLLSSTPLVPDFIAMCYSMPKNFFSTSLICQWSTFAMNSFQLTLRSLMEITTFILVGLVILYTYVKVMVVARKIGSGRSSAFKAEKTVLLHAFQLGLCMMYFSYSFTDAYLRKYFYFIPITNFFLFMCIPRYISPLIYGVRDEVFRKYIRKMNFFV